A segment of the Candidatus Atribacteria bacterium genome:
TGTCTTTACCAATTCTTCTATTCGCATAATATAATCCTTTAATTGCCGGGGAAGGTCTTCATATTTAGTTACCTGAGAAATATCTTCTTTCCACCCTGGCATCTCTTCATAAATGGGGATACAATTTTGTAAGATCTCTAAATTAACCGGAAATTCTTTTATTATTTCCTCATCGTATTTGTAAGAAGTGCATATTTTGATCTGTTCAAAATCACTCAGTACATCGATCTTGGTGAGAACCATATTGTCCAGCCCATTAATTCTGACAGCGTATTTTACTAATACCGCATCGAACCATCCACATCTTCTGGGTCTTCCGGTAGTGGCTCCGAATTCTCCACCTCTTTGGCGGGTATATTCTTCCAATTCTCCTTGCATCTCTGTGGGAAAGGGACCCTTTCCTACTCGTGTAGTATAAGCTTTGGTTATTCCCATCACTTTGTCTATCTTGGTAGGACCTACACCCGCTCCAATGCAAGCCCCCCCGGCTATGGGGTTAGAGGAGGTTACATAAGGAAAAGTGCCATGGTCAATATCTAAAAGAGTCCCTTGAGCGCCTTCAAATATTATTTTTTTATTTTCATTAATTGCTTGATTTAGGTATAAGGAACCATCTATTACGTATTTTTTTAGCAGTTGGCCATATTGTATATATCTTTTTAAAATATCCCGTTTTTCTTGAGCAGATATTCTAATACCGTATAAACTTTCGAAAATATTTCCTTTTTCGTTTAAATTTTTCTTTAATTTTTTTACCAAAAACTTTTCATCGATCAAATCAATCATTCTTATTCCAGAACGAGCGATCTTATCTACGTAGGCAGGACCAATGCCTCTTTTAGTGGTACCTATCTTATCTTTCCCTCTTTTCATTTCTTTTATTTCATCCAACCTTTTATGATAAGGCAAAACTACATGGGCTTTAAAATCTATGAATAGGTTACCATCGATTTCTATATTTTTTTTCTTTAAGCTTTC
Coding sequences within it:
- a CDS encoding adenylosuccinate synthase codes for the protein MSTLVVVGSQWGDEGKGKITDLLSEEADIIIRYQGGCNAGHTVVMGDKQFIFHLIPSGILHEGVKCLIGSGVVIDPESLLQEIESLKKKNIEIDGNLFIDFKAHVVLPYHKRLDEIKEMKRGKDKIGTTKRGIGPAYVDKIARSGIRMIDLIDEKFLVKKLKKNLNEKGNIFESLYGIRISAQEKRDILKRYIQYGQLLKKYVIDGSLYLNQAINENKKIIFEGAQGTLLDIDHGTFPYVTSSNPIAGGACIGAGVGPTKIDKVMGITKAYTTRVGKGPFPTEMQGELEEYTRQRGGEFGATTGRPRRCGWFDAVLVKYAVRINGLDNMVLTKIDVLSDFEQIKICTSYKYDEEIIKEFPVNLEILQNCIPIYEEMPGWKEDISQVTKYEDLPRQLKDYIMRIEELVKTKVVIVSVGPKRSQTIIREKIFK